The following are encoded in a window of Catenulispora sp. MAP5-51 genomic DNA:
- a CDS encoding alpha-ketoacid dehydrogenase subunit beta has translation MSDSTSKTQQISLGKGLNLGLRRALEDDPKVLLMGEDIGKLGGVFRVTDGLQKDFGDSRVVDTPLAESGIVGTAVGLALSGYRPVVEIQFDGFVYPAFDQIVTQVAKMRARSLGKVSMPIVIRIPFGGGIGAVEHHSESPEAYFAMTAGLRVVAASNPVDAYWMIQQAIASDDPVVFFEPKRRYWDKAELDPTATPYPLYASRVVRAGTDATLVAYGPMVKTCLEAAAAAAEEGRSLEVIDLRTLNPLDLEPVYASVRKTGRLITVHEASVFMGMGAEVAAKVTEKCFYSLEAPVLRVGAPHTPYPPSRVEEEFLPDLDRVLDAVDRAFAY, from the coding sequence ATGTCCGACTCGACTTCCAAGACACAGCAGATCAGCCTCGGCAAGGGCTTGAACCTGGGCCTGCGCCGGGCCCTGGAGGACGACCCGAAGGTCCTGCTCATGGGCGAGGACATCGGCAAGCTCGGCGGCGTCTTCCGCGTCACCGACGGGCTGCAGAAGGACTTCGGCGACTCCCGGGTCGTCGACACCCCGCTGGCCGAGTCCGGCATCGTGGGCACCGCGGTGGGCCTGGCCCTGTCCGGCTACCGGCCGGTGGTGGAGATCCAGTTCGACGGGTTCGTCTACCCGGCCTTCGACCAGATCGTCACCCAGGTCGCCAAGATGCGCGCGCGGTCCCTGGGCAAGGTCAGCATGCCCATCGTGATCCGCATCCCGTTCGGCGGCGGCATCGGCGCGGTCGAGCACCACTCGGAGTCCCCCGAGGCGTACTTCGCCATGACGGCCGGCCTGCGCGTGGTCGCCGCCTCCAATCCGGTGGACGCCTACTGGATGATCCAGCAGGCCATCGCCTCCGACGACCCGGTCGTGTTCTTCGAGCCCAAGCGCCGCTACTGGGACAAGGCCGAGCTGGACCCGACCGCTACGCCCTACCCGCTGTACGCCTCCCGCGTGGTGCGCGCGGGGACGGACGCGACGCTGGTCGCCTACGGCCCGATGGTGAAGACCTGCCTGGAGGCCGCTGCGGCGGCCGCCGAGGAAGGCCGCTCGCTGGAGGTCATCGACCTGCGCACGCTGAACCCGCTGGACCTGGAGCCGGTGTACGCCTCGGTCCGCAAGACCGGCCGGCTGATCACCGTGCACGAGGCCTCGGTCTTCATGGGCATGGGCGCCGAGGTCGCCGCCAAGGTCACCGAGAAGTGCTTCTACTCCCTGGAGGCGCCGGTCCTGCGCGTCGGCGCCCCGCACACCCCGTACCCGCCGTCGCGGGTCGAGGAGGAGTTCCTGCCGGACCTGGACCGAGTGCTGGACGCCGTCGACCGCGCGTTCGCGTACTGA
- the pheA gene encoding prephenate dehydratase, with protein sequence MTETASPPVPIRYGFLGPAGTFTEAALLSVPGARDAERVPYESVPAALDAVRRGEVAGAVVAFENSVEGAVPATLDDLSTEEPPLHIVREILLPVEFALMGRPDTALADIKTVSSHPHAYPQCRRWLAENLPDARWVAASSNADAARLVSEGVHDAALAGSFAAPFYRLALLAENIHDVSGAVTRFVMVVPPGPPPARTGADKTSLAVVLRDNHPGALLEILEEFAVRGVDLMRIESRPTRSKLGTYWFSIDCEGHLDDARVGEVLTGLRRVAAEVRYLGSYPRADGRAAEIRKGTSDEDFREAAEWLAGLRSR encoded by the coding sequence ATGACCGAGACTGCGTCGCCTCCCGTCCCCATTCGTTACGGCTTCCTGGGCCCGGCGGGGACGTTTACGGAGGCGGCGCTTCTTAGCGTTCCCGGCGCGCGGGATGCAGAGCGGGTTCCTTATGAGTCCGTGCCGGCGGCGCTGGACGCGGTACGGCGCGGCGAGGTCGCCGGCGCGGTCGTGGCGTTCGAGAACTCGGTGGAGGGCGCGGTCCCGGCCACGCTCGACGATCTGTCCACTGAGGAACCCCCGCTGCACATCGTGCGGGAGATCCTGTTGCCGGTCGAGTTCGCGCTCATGGGACGTCCCGATACGGCGCTCGCCGACATCAAGACGGTGTCCAGCCATCCGCACGCCTATCCGCAGTGCCGCCGCTGGCTGGCCGAGAACCTGCCGGACGCGCGGTGGGTCGCCGCGTCGTCCAACGCCGACGCGGCGCGGCTGGTGTCCGAGGGTGTGCACGACGCCGCCCTGGCGGGTTCGTTCGCGGCGCCGTTCTACCGGCTGGCACTGCTCGCCGAGAACATCCACGACGTCAGCGGGGCCGTCACCCGGTTCGTGATGGTCGTGCCGCCCGGCCCGCCGCCGGCCCGTACTGGCGCGGACAAGACATCCCTCGCCGTGGTGCTGCGGGACAACCACCCGGGCGCGCTCCTTGAGATCCTTGAGGAGTTCGCCGTCCGGGGCGTGGACCTGATGCGCATCGAGTCCCGGCCCACGCGGTCGAAGCTGGGCACCTACTGGTTCTCGATCGACTGCGAGGGGCACCTCGACGACGCCCGCGTCGGCGAAGTCCTCACCGGCCTGCGGCGGGTCGCCGCCGAGGTCCGGTACCTCGGCAGCTACCCGCGCGCCGACGGACGCGCCGCGGAGATCCGCAAGGGGACCTCCGACGAGGACTTCCGCGAGGCCGCCGAATGGCTGGCCGGCCTCAGGAGCCGATGA
- a CDS encoding carboxyltransferase domain-containing protein, with translation MSEGPGAGAGAASVRPAGPFAVLLEFDSLEKVQRCFAWAERWRAARPGVLVDVVPAERTLMAIATFDDAGQRGLREFVAAVGNVDWSVAGDGDGDSAGGGVAQSAQSEIVELPVLYEGPDLDDVARLTGLATNEIVSLHTAAEFTVAFTGFAPGFAYLTGLPDVLRVPRRDAPRTRVPAGAVALGGPYSGVYPRESPGGWQLIGRLAAWAPALWDETRDSLALLRPGTRVRFRDAAGRSGPDGAPGVSGDRDEATAEAGGPGLRVVRAGPLTTVQDLGRPGFAHLGVPRSGAVDRASLKLANRLVGNEEGAAALELTLGGGAVCLEVGRWVAVAGARCEVTVSASVHGAGDDDGAAEGAGDGAGSRQQTVMRTVPGAAFYVPGGAVVDVGPAAAGVRAYLAVAGGVGGAGVLGSRSVDLLSGVGGRALAARERVALGDPTGLPPDIPGLGLAPLRDADDPVVVRLVLGPRSEWFTDDAVRDLIAAQWTVGMESNRTAVRLDGPMVQRARDGEPASEPLVVGAVQVPHDGRPVLFLADHPVTGGYPVIACAHPADLDAVGQARPGTGIRFRMVGTSNRR, from the coding sequence GTGAGCGAGGGCCCGGGCGCCGGTGCCGGTGCCGCATCGGTCCGACCTGCGGGTCCGTTCGCGGTACTGCTCGAGTTCGATTCTTTGGAGAAAGTTCAGCGCTGCTTCGCCTGGGCCGAGCGCTGGCGCGCGGCGCGGCCCGGTGTGCTGGTCGATGTGGTGCCCGCCGAGCGGACGCTGATGGCCATCGCGACGTTCGACGACGCGGGGCAGCGCGGGCTTCGGGAGTTCGTGGCGGCGGTCGGGAATGTGGACTGGTCCGTCGCCGGTGATGGCGACGGTGACAGTGCTGGTGGCGGCGTGGCGCAGTCCGCGCAGAGCGAGATCGTCGAGCTTCCGGTGCTGTACGAGGGCCCGGATCTCGACGACGTCGCGCGGCTGACCGGCCTTGCCACAAATGAGATCGTTTCGTTGCACACGGCGGCCGAATTCACGGTCGCGTTCACGGGCTTCGCCCCCGGCTTCGCGTACCTGACCGGATTGCCGGACGTGCTGCGCGTGCCACGCCGCGACGCGCCGCGCACCCGCGTGCCCGCCGGAGCGGTGGCCTTGGGCGGGCCGTACAGCGGTGTCTATCCCCGGGAATCCCCGGGCGGCTGGCAACTGATCGGGCGCCTGGCGGCCTGGGCCCCGGCGCTGTGGGACGAGACCCGGGACTCGCTGGCGCTGCTCCGACCGGGTACCCGCGTTCGGTTCCGCGACGCGGCGGGGCGAAGCGGCCCGGACGGCGCTCCTGGCGTCTCCGGCGACCGCGACGAGGCCACGGCGGAAGCCGGCGGGCCCGGCTTGCGCGTGGTGCGCGCCGGACCGCTGACGACGGTGCAGGATCTCGGCCGGCCGGGCTTCGCGCACCTCGGCGTCCCGCGCTCGGGTGCGGTCGATCGGGCGTCGCTGAAGCTCGCGAACCGCTTGGTGGGCAACGAAGAGGGCGCCGCGGCGCTCGAGCTGACGCTCGGCGGCGGGGCGGTGTGTCTCGAGGTGGGGCGCTGGGTCGCGGTGGCGGGGGCCCGGTGCGAGGTCACGGTGTCGGCGTCGGTGCATGGGGCTGGGGACGACGACGGGGCTGCTGAAGGGGCCGGGGACGGGGCGGGCTCTCGGCAGCAGACGGTCATGCGCACCGTGCCGGGCGCTGCGTTCTATGTGCCCGGCGGTGCGGTCGTGGATGTGGGGCCGGCCGCGGCGGGGGTGCGCGCTTACCTCGCCGTGGCCGGGGGTGTGGGCGGTGCGGGGGTGCTGGGGAGCCGGTCGGTCGACCTCCTTTCGGGGGTTGGTGGGCGGGCTTTGGCGGCGCGGGAACGCGTCGCGCTCGGCGATCCGACGGGCCTGCCGCCGGACATCCCGGGCCTGGGATTGGCACCGCTGCGGGATGCCGATGATCCCGTGGTGGTGCGGCTGGTCTTGGGGCCGCGCAGCGAGTGGTTCACGGACGACGCGGTCCGCGACTTGATCGCGGCGCAGTGGACGGTCGGGATGGAGTCGAACCGGACAGCGGTACGCCTGGACGGGCCCATGGTGCAGCGAGCCCGCGACGGCGAGCCGGCGAGCGAGCCGCTGGTCGTGGGAGCGGTCCAGGTCCCCCACGACGGCCGCCCGGTGCTGTTCTTGGCCGACCACCCGGTGACCGGCGGATACCCGGTGATCGCCTGTGCCCACCCGGCGGACCTGGACGCCGTCGGACAAGCAAGGCCCGGAACGGGAATCCGATTCCGGATGGTCGGCACCTCAAACCGGCGCTGA
- a CDS encoding TetR/AcrR family transcriptional regulator → MTSRPDLIGDTAIALLAERGLRGLTHRAVDEAAGLPAGSTSNHARTRSALLETTFARLCRLEAEVFEDAANPGGLLALDELTPETAADLVAAQLHDTLTHRREQALARFELALEATRRPELRAIYDDAGVTFREPARGLMAALGAADPDRAGRTFIAFSEGILFDSVAGAGSRAVPTREEIRAGLLELFRGMLMEPAL, encoded by the coding sequence ATGACCTCCCGTCCGGACCTCATCGGAGACACCGCGATCGCCCTGCTCGCCGAGCGGGGACTGCGCGGTCTCACCCACCGCGCGGTCGACGAGGCCGCCGGCCTGCCCGCCGGGTCCACCTCCAACCACGCCCGGACCCGCAGCGCCCTGCTGGAGACCACGTTCGCCCGGCTGTGCCGCCTGGAGGCCGAGGTCTTCGAGGACGCCGCGAACCCCGGCGGCCTGCTGGCGCTGGACGAGCTCACCCCCGAGACGGCCGCCGACCTCGTGGCCGCCCAGCTCCACGACACGCTCACGCACCGCCGGGAGCAGGCGCTGGCCCGCTTCGAACTCGCCCTGGAGGCGACGAGGCGACCGGAGCTGCGCGCCATCTATGACGACGCGGGCGTCACCTTCCGCGAGCCCGCACGCGGCCTCATGGCGGCTCTGGGCGCCGCCGACCCCGACCGCGCCGGGCGGACGTTCATCGCCTTCAGCGAAGGGATCCTGTTCGACTCGGTGGCCGGCGCCGGCAGCCGCGCCGTCCCGACCCGCGAGGAGATCCGCGCCGGCCTCCTGGAGCTCTTTCGAGGAATGCTTATGGAGCCTGCGCTATAG
- a CDS encoding response regulator, translating to MHADAGKSDIADSIRVFLLDDHELVRRGVAELLSAEPGIHVAGQAGSVAQALAAAEAARPDVALLDVRLPDGSGIEVCRELKSRMPRLGCLMLTSFSDDDALFGAIMAGAAGYVLKDIRGSALVDAVRTVARGGSLLDPTATERLLSRLRVGIVPGEADHEAAASKLASLTASEKRILELIAEGLTNRQIGERLNLAEKTVKNYITGILAKLAMQRRTQAAAFAVRHLPGRSQ from the coding sequence GTGCACGCTGATGCGGGGAAGTCGGACATAGCGGACTCGATCCGCGTCTTCCTGCTGGACGACCACGAACTGGTGCGGCGCGGCGTGGCCGAACTGCTCAGCGCCGAACCCGGCATCCACGTGGCCGGTCAGGCCGGTTCCGTCGCGCAGGCGCTGGCCGCGGCCGAGGCGGCCCGGCCGGACGTCGCCCTGCTCGACGTGCGGCTTCCCGACGGTTCGGGGATCGAGGTCTGCCGCGAGCTGAAGTCGCGGATGCCCCGGCTGGGCTGCCTGATGCTGACCTCGTTCTCGGACGACGACGCGCTTTTCGGAGCGATCATGGCCGGCGCGGCCGGCTACGTGCTGAAGGACATCAGGGGCTCGGCGCTCGTCGACGCGGTGCGGACCGTGGCGCGCGGGGGCTCGTTGCTCGACCCGACCGCCACCGAGCGGCTGCTGAGCAGGCTGCGCGTGGGCATCGTGCCCGGGGAGGCCGACCATGAGGCCGCGGCCTCCAAACTGGCGTCGCTCACGGCTTCCGAGAAGCGGATCCTGGAGCTGATCGCCGAGGGGCTGACCAACCGGCAGATCGGCGAACGGCTGAACCTGGCCGAGAAGACGGTGAAGAACTACATCACCGGGATCCTGGCGAAGCTGGCCATGCAGCGGCGTACGCAGGCCGCGGCGTTCGCGGTCCGGCATCTTCCCGGGCGTTCGCAGTAG
- a CDS encoding LamB/YcsF family protein → MIDLNADLGEGFGRWRLGDDDALLKLVTSANVACGFHAGDPSTMRRVCSAAVGRGVRIGAQVGYRDLAGFGRRDIEYDPHELADDVLFQIGALDAFARAAGDRVRYVKPHGALYNRIVHDAVQAEAVVRAVSAFASAYDVDVPVLGLSGSVFLELASTAGLTTIPEAFVDRAYTPLGTLVPRSAPGAVVTSPEEVAGRAVEMAVSGTVRAVDGTLLEIKARSLCVHGDTPSAVAMAAAVRDALRSTGVEVGAFV, encoded by the coding sequence ATGATCGACCTTAACGCAGATCTGGGCGAAGGTTTCGGGCGTTGGCGACTTGGTGACGACGACGCTCTCCTAAAGCTGGTCACCAGTGCCAACGTCGCCTGCGGCTTCCACGCCGGCGATCCTTCCACCATGCGCCGGGTCTGTTCGGCGGCCGTCGGCCGCGGAGTACGGATCGGAGCCCAGGTCGGCTACCGCGACCTGGCCGGCTTCGGCCGCCGCGACATCGAGTACGACCCTCACGAACTGGCTGACGATGTCCTCTTCCAGATCGGAGCCCTGGACGCCTTCGCCAGAGCGGCCGGAGACCGGGTCCGCTACGTGAAACCGCACGGGGCTCTGTACAACCGTATCGTGCACGACGCCGTGCAAGCCGAGGCGGTGGTCCGCGCGGTGTCCGCTTTCGCCTCAGCTTACGACGTGGATGTCCCTGTCCTGGGCCTTTCCGGTTCGGTTTTTCTCGAACTGGCGTCCACAGCGGGCCTTACAACGATCCCCGAGGCCTTCGTGGACCGGGCCTACACGCCCCTGGGCACCCTCGTCCCGCGCTCCGCGCCCGGGGCGGTCGTGACGAGCCCGGAGGAAGTCGCGGGACGCGCGGTGGAGATGGCCGTGTCCGGCACGGTCCGCGCCGTCGACGGCACGCTGCTGGAGATCAAGGCGCGGTCGTTGTGCGTGCACGGGGACACGCCCTCCGCGGTGGCCATGGCGGCCGCGGTCCGAGACGCCCTGCGGTCGACGGGGGTCGAGGTCGGGGCATTCGTGTGA
- the pdhA gene encoding pyruvate dehydrogenase (acetyl-transferring) E1 component subunit alpha, with amino-acid sequence MVTSRKGAGGKTAAKKKAGSAGPDLVQLLTPEGDLVEHPDYSIDLTPEEYRGLYRDMVLVRRIDAEGTALQRQGQLGLWAPLLGQEAAQVGSGRAQTAEDFAFPTYREHGVAWCRDVDPVNLLGMFRGVNNGGWDPNEKNFALYTIVIGSQTLHATGYAMGMQRDGREAAVIAYFGDGASSQGDVNEAFVFASVNNAPVVFFCQNNQWAISEPNERQFRVPLYQRAAGFGFPGVRVDGNDVLACLAVTKAALERARTGNGPMLVEAFTYRMGAHTTSDDPTRYRDSEELEEWKAKDPILRMRAFLEKNKYADEAYFKDVDAEADTVAADIRERCVTMPDPKPVSIFDHVYAEPHPLMDEERAEYGAYWESFEGAH; translated from the coding sequence GTGGTGACCTCACGCAAGGGCGCGGGTGGCAAGACCGCTGCTAAGAAGAAGGCCGGGTCCGCGGGCCCGGACCTCGTGCAGCTGCTGACGCCCGAAGGGGATCTGGTCGAGCACCCCGATTACTCGATCGACCTGACGCCCGAGGAGTACCGCGGCCTGTACCGGGACATGGTCCTGGTCCGCCGCATCGACGCCGAAGGAACGGCGCTTCAGCGCCAGGGCCAGCTGGGCCTGTGGGCCCCGCTGCTGGGCCAGGAGGCCGCGCAGGTCGGCTCCGGCCGCGCGCAGACCGCCGAGGACTTCGCCTTCCCCACCTACCGCGAGCACGGCGTGGCCTGGTGCCGCGACGTGGACCCGGTGAACCTGCTCGGGATGTTCCGCGGCGTGAACAACGGCGGCTGGGACCCGAACGAGAAGAACTTCGCCCTCTACACGATCGTGATCGGCTCCCAGACGCTGCACGCCACCGGCTACGCCATGGGCATGCAGCGCGACGGCCGCGAGGCCGCCGTGATCGCGTACTTCGGCGACGGCGCGTCCTCGCAGGGCGACGTCAACGAGGCGTTCGTCTTCGCCAGCGTGAACAACGCCCCGGTGGTGTTCTTCTGCCAGAACAACCAGTGGGCCATCTCCGAGCCCAACGAGCGGCAGTTCCGCGTCCCGCTGTACCAGCGGGCCGCCGGCTTCGGCTTCCCGGGCGTGCGCGTGGACGGCAACGACGTCCTGGCATGCCTGGCGGTCACCAAGGCCGCCCTGGAGCGCGCCCGCACCGGCAACGGCCCGATGCTGGTCGAGGCCTTCACCTACCGCATGGGCGCGCACACCACCTCCGACGACCCGACCCGCTACCGCGACTCCGAGGAACTGGAGGAGTGGAAGGCCAAGGACCCGATCCTGCGCATGCGGGCGTTCCTGGAGAAGAACAAGTACGCCGACGAGGCGTACTTCAAGGACGTCGACGCCGAGGCGGACACGGTCGCCGCCGACATCCGCGAGCGCTGCGTCACCATGCCGGACCCGAAGCCGGTCTCGATCTTCGACCACGTCTACGCCGAGCCGCACCCCCTGATGGACGAGGAACGCGCAGAGTACGGGGCTTACTGGGAATCTTTCGAGGGTGCTCACTGA
- a CDS encoding FAD-dependent monooxygenase, with protein sequence MKAIVVGAGFGGLTAAAGLFQRGWDVTVVERAAELRPVGSGLAVAPNGLRALDTLGVGDAVRKLAAFQGDAAVTRSDGRVIARTASKAMISRFGDAVIPATRSSVMDVLTAVLPSDVFKLGVAATGIEAGSASQLPRLLTESGPLEADLIVAADGVNSVLRKALFPEHPGPVYSGITAWRILVPTPAGDFLPGEVWDGGRVFGITPLADGRTYAYAADHAEPGVIYADEKAELLRRFGDWHFPVPQLVSAADPETILHNDIYEIAEPLSAYHRGAVAILGDAAHAMTPHLGQGANQAMEDGVTLAALVAPAQGSAEVVTALARYTALRAPRGADMVRRSHRMGALTQSTSRPKAALRNLVMGLAGRLVPDLALRAMDPVVAWQPPQ encoded by the coding sequence ATGAAGGCGATCGTGGTGGGGGCGGGATTTGGCGGGCTCACTGCCGCAGCGGGGTTGTTCCAGCGCGGGTGGGACGTGACGGTCGTCGAGCGCGCCGCGGAGCTGCGGCCCGTGGGCTCCGGTCTGGCTGTTGCGCCGAACGGGTTGCGGGCGCTGGACACGCTGGGCGTCGGCGACGCGGTGCGGAAGCTGGCCGCGTTCCAGGGGGACGCAGCGGTGACCCGCTCGGACGGCCGGGTGATCGCCCGCACGGCGAGCAAGGCCATGATCAGCCGGTTCGGGGACGCGGTGATCCCGGCGACGCGCTCCTCGGTCATGGACGTGCTCACCGCGGTGCTGCCGTCGGACGTGTTCAAGCTGGGCGTCGCGGCCACAGGTATCGAGGCGGGCAGCGCGTCCCAGCTCCCGCGCCTCTTGACGGAGTCCGGCCCTCTTGAAGCGGACTTGATCGTTGCCGCCGACGGAGTGAACTCCGTACTGCGCAAGGCGCTTTTCCCGGAACACCCGGGGCCCGTTTACAGCGGTATCACCGCGTGGCGGATCCTGGTCCCGACACCCGCGGGAGACTTCCTGCCCGGCGAGGTCTGGGACGGCGGCCGGGTCTTCGGGATCACTCCGTTGGCGGACGGCCGGACCTATGCCTACGCCGCCGATCACGCCGAGCCCGGTGTCATCTATGCCGACGAGAAGGCCGAACTGCTACGGCGTTTCGGTGACTGGCACTTCCCGGTGCCCCAGCTCGTTTCCGCGGCGGACCCCGAGACGATCCTGCACAACGACATCTATGAGATCGCCGAGCCGCTGTCCGCGTACCACCGAGGTGCGGTCGCGATCCTGGGCGACGCCGCGCACGCCATGACCCCGCATCTCGGCCAGGGGGCGAATCAGGCCATGGAGGACGGGGTCACCCTGGCGGCGCTCGTTGCACCGGCTCAGGGCTCTGCGGAGGTCGTGACCGCACTCGCCCGGTACACCGCCCTGCGGGCCCCTCGGGGAGCGGACATGGTGCGTCGCTCGCATCGGATGGGCGCGCTGACGCAGAGCACGTCGCGGCCCAAGGCGGCCTTGCGGAACCTGGTGATGGGCCTGGCCGGACGCCTTGTGCCGGACCTGGCGTTGCGCGCGATGGATCCGGTGGTCGCGTGGCAGCCGCCACAGTGA